One genomic region from Apteryx mantelli isolate bAptMan1 chromosome 7, bAptMan1.hap1, whole genome shotgun sequence encodes:
- the TMEM150A gene encoding transmembrane protein 150A, protein MPGSKMPAWGILPVTLPAFTITGMWIVYAMALSNNHICPVHNWNYNQSCGVDGPGLCCTLDHIPLVSKCGTLPPESCFFSLICSLGSFMVILVGLLRYAHVLERCGPSLLNTLGLATGWVCAAGLTMVGNFQVDHAKVLHYIGAGVAFPTSMLFVFLQSVLTYRMAKTRGHYWTGHLRSILTAMAFVTLVFSGVFFIQESFVLQHVAALCEWMFIIDVLVFYGTFTFEFGAISTDTFLVLLKASRAPKSYKADSSASSTAHIHSHAEGLAMI, encoded by the exons ATGCCCGGCTCCAAAATGCCCGCCTGGGGGATCCTGCCCGTCACGCTGCCCGCCTTCACCATCACCGGCATGTGGATCGT GTACGCCATGGCGCTCTCCAACAACCACATCTGCCCCGTGCACAACTG GAATTACAACCAGTCGTGCGGCGTGGATGGCCCCGGCTTGTGCTGCACGCTGGATCACATCCCCCTGGTCAG CAAGTGCGGCACCCTGCCGCCCGAGAGCTGCTTCTTCAGCCTCATCTGCAGCCTGGGCTCCTTCATGG TGATCCTGGTGGGGCTCTTACGGTACGCCCACGTCTTGGAGCGCTGCGGGCCCTCGCTCCTCAACACCCTGGGGCTGGCGACCGGCTGGGTCTGCGCCGCCGGCCTCACCATGGTCGGCAACTTCCAG GTGGATCATGCCAAGGTGCTGCATTACATCGGTGCTGGGGTGGCGTTTCCCACCAGTATGCTGTTCGTGTTCCTGCAGTCCGTCCTCACGTACCGCATGGCCAAAACCCGCGGGCATTACTGGACCGGCCACTTGCGTAGCATTCTCACTGCCATGGCCTTCGTCACCCTCGTTTTCA GTGGTGTCTTCTTCATCCAGGAGAGCTTCGTGCTGCAGCACGTGGCTGCCTTGTGCGAGTGGATGTTCATCATCGATGTCCTGGTCTTCTACGGCACCTTCACCTTTGAGTTTGGGGCCATCTCTACGGACACCTTCCTGGTCCTCCTGAAAGCCAGCCGGGCCCCCAAGAGCTACAAAGCTGACAGCAGCGCGTCCAGCACGGCCCACATCCACAGCCACGCAGAGGGCCTGGCGATGATCTGA